The sequence below is a genomic window from Streptomyces sudanensis.
GAAGGAACCGGTGGCGGCCACGGCGCGGAGGACTCGGAGATGACGGGCTTCGATCACTCTTCAACTATAAGCGGCTCTTTGAACGTACGAGGTATGGCCTCCAGATCCTTTGGGGACTCGGTCCGGAGCGCGGTCGCGCCCGGGACCCGCGGCGGTGCGGGGCCGGCCGCCGGCGCGGGAGGGGAGCGGGGCGCGCGAGCGGCGGGGCGCGTACCCCCGTGGCGCGATCCGCCGCGCCTCCCGGCCGCGGGGGCGTACCGCACCGGGGCCGGCCGGGCGCGATGCGGTGCGCAGGCGTGTGCGGCGGGCGTCCGGGCACCGGTTTTCCGGGCCGACTCCGGGCCGTGGCGCGGCGTCGGCGGGCGGGGCGCCTGCGCGTCCCGGTGGGGCACTAACGTGCCGCGTATGACGAGTGCACTGATTACTGGCGCGACGGCGGGTATCGGGGCCGCCTTCGCGCGGCGGCTGGCGGCCGACGGCCACGACGTGGTCCTGGTCGCCCGCGACGTGGAACGGCTCAGGGAGCAGGCGACCGAACTGCACGACCGGCACGGCGTCGAGGCGGAGGTGCTGTCCGCGGACCTCGCCCGGGAGGAGGGCATCGCCGCCGTCGAGGCGCGGCTGGCCGACCCGAAGCGGCCCGTGGACCTGCTGGTCAACAACGCCGGCTTCGGGAACAAGGGCCGCTTCCTCGACGTGGCCATGGCCGACGAGCTGCGGATGCTGAAGGTGCACTGCGAAGCGGTGCTGCGGCTGACGGCGGCGGCCACGGCCCCGATGCGGGAGCGGCGGCGGGGCGGCGTGGTGAACGTCGCGTCCGTGGCCGCCTTCGTGCCGCGCGGGACCTACGGGGCGTCGAAGGCGTGGGTCGTGCAGTTCACGCAGGGCGTGGCGCGGGACCTCGCGGGGAGCGGGGTGCGGCTGATGGCGCTGTGCCCCGGCTTCGTGCGGACGGAGTTCCACGAGCGGGCCGGAATGGGCACGGACGGCATCCCGGGGTGGATGTGGCTGGACGCCGACAAGGTTGTGACGGACGCGCTGGCGGACCTGGCGCGCGGGCGGACGCTGTCGGTGCCGGACCCGCGGTACAAGGCGCTGATGGGCGTGGTGAAACTGGTCCCGCGCGGGCTGCTGGGCGGGGTGAGCTCGCGCGCGGGACGCAAGTACGGCCCCCAGTAGGGCGGGGCCCGAAGCGGGGCGGGCCGGTACGGGTCGGGGCCCGGAAAGCGGGTCGAGTGCTGGGTGCCTGCGGCACATGTGCCGCCCCTACGTATGAGCGCCCGGCCGGGGAGTCACCGGCCGGGCGCTCACGTTCACAGCGGTCTTGTCAGACGCGGCACAACGCGTCGAGGAACACGCCCCACGGGCCCGCCGGAACGGCGAACGCGCCACCGCCCGGGTTCTTGGAGTCCCGGACCGCGATCCCCTCGGGCAACATGGCCGCCTCCACGCAGTCCTGGCCGGTACTGCCCGAGTATGAGCTCTTGAACCACCGGGCACCGTCCAGCTCACGGGACACCTGGTGGCTGTCTATGTCAGTCACGGCACATCTCTTTCCTGATCGCTCTCATCATTTCCACCGAGTCCGGCTCCGGGAGCGCGAGATCACGCAACGAATCGACGTAGAAGCGCAGGTCCCGGACCTCACGTGGCGCCTTCCTGAACGACATGCCCGTCATGGCGTCGAACGCGACGAGGGGCTTGTCCGCCGTCCCGTCGAACTCCAGCAGGGTGAACATGTGAGTCAGGGTGGCGTTGGCCGAGAAGGGAATGACCCTGAACGTCACTCGCCCGGATTCCGCGTCGTCGATCAGCGAGTCGAGCTGGTCCACCATGACGGCTCTGCCACCCACCTCCTGCCGCAGAGCGGCCTCGCCGATGATCGCTTCGACGGTCGGCGGACGGCTCTTGCCGAAGATCCGGCGGCGCTGTGTGCGCAGCTGGGCGGACCTGTCCATCTGGTACGCCGACAGGACGATCCGGTCGAGCGAGAGGGTGAGCGCCTCGCTGTAGGAGCGGCGCTGGAGGATGCCGGGCAGGACGTTGCCCGCGCACGCCGTGATGCGCGCCGCCGCGTCCTCGTAGGCGATGAACTCCAGCAGAGAGGGGTCGAACTCCGACTCGAACTCGCGCCACCACGCCTCGTCGACGTTCCGTGCGGCGTCGAGCAGCGTCTCCAGCCTCACCCGCGTCTCGATGTCCAGGTTGAGGACGCGGGTGATCGCCTTCCACTCGTCGCCGTCGGGGAGAGCGGCACCCCGTTCCAGTCGGGAGTAGCGGTCGATGGTGCTGCGGCCTATGGCTCTGGCGAGGTCGATCTGCTTGACCCGGGCGCCTGCCGACGTACGGGCGGCGGCACGGGCCGCCTTCAGCGCCTCTGCGAAGGACCGCCTGGCGACGATGGCCGCCGTGTTTACGGGCATCCGCACCCCTCCCTCTCGCTGTAGTCGTCGGCAGCGTAGCGCGATGCCTTGCCCACAACCCTCCTGAGGGTATTTCAACTCTGCCACTTGCAACCGCGATTGCGATCGCACCACACTCGCATCGCGTACCGGCGCGGTGAAGTCGCGGTGCGTGAGCTCCGCGGTCTTGCCATGGCCGCGTACAGGAGGCTGCGATGCACACGGAACGGCACGCGTACGCGGGCGAGATGCGGGAGCGGGTGTTCGCCTGCTCCCCGGACCAGGTGGGCCCGGCTCGCCGATGGGCGGCGGCGGTCTACGCCGAGGCCGGCGTCACCCCGGAGACCGTCGAGGTCTGCTGTCTACTCGTGAGCGAGGTGACCACAAACGCGGTGGTGCACGCGGGCGGTGGGGAATTCCGCGTACGTATCCACGAGCGGGACCTGTGGATCGAGGTGTGGGACCAGGCCCCGTATACCCTGCCGCGGCACCGGGCGGCCGACGAGGGGGCGGAGCACGGCCGGGGCCTTGAGCTGCTGGACCTTCTCGCACCCGGGTACGAGGTGGTACTGGGCTGCGCGGGCAAGGCGGTTCGCTTCCGGCCCAAGAGCGATTGAGGATGCGCCCCGGGTGTCGCGCCCGACAGGGGAAACCGCTGGGAAGCGGGCGAGGCCCGGCGCCTCCTCGTGGGGGCGCCGGGCCTCGTCGTGCGGGGTGCGCGGGCCGGCTCGGGGGCCGGTCCGCGCGGTCCGACGGTGCGTCAGTGGGCGTGGCCGTGGCCGTGGCCGTGGCCCGCGTCCGCCGGCTCCTCCTCCTTCTTCTCCACCACGAGGGTCTCGGTGGTGAGGAGGAGGGAGGCGATCGACGCGGCGTTCTCCAGCGCCGAGCGGGTGACCTTCACCGGGTCGATGACGCCGGCCTTGACCAGGTCGCCGTACTCGCCGGTGGCGGCGTTGAAGCCCTGGCCCTTGTCGAGCTCGGCGACCTTCGAGGTGATGACGTAGCCCTCGAGGCCGGCGTTCTCGGCGATCCAGCGCAGCGGCTCGACGGCGGCGCGGCGGACGACCGTGACACCGGTGGCCTCGTCGCCCTCCTTGCCGAGGTTGCCCTCCAGCACCTTCACGGCGTGGACCANCGCGGAGNCGCCACCGGNGANCTNCGCGAGGCGCTCCCTGCAGCTTCTCGCGGTNNNNNNNGTCCCAGTCGGAGTCGGTCGTCTCGATCTCGGCCTTGATCTGCGCGATGCGGCCCTGGACGTCCTCGGAGCGGCCGCCGCCGTCGACGATGGTGGTGTCGTCCTTGGTGACGGTCACGCGGCGGGCGGTGCCCAGCACGTCGAGGCCGACCTGGTCGAGCTTGAGGCCGACCTCCTCGGCGACGACGGTGGCGCCGGTGAGGGCGGCCATGTCGCCGAGCATCGCCTTGCGGCGGTCGCCGAAGCCGGGGGCCTTGACCGCGACGGCGTTGAACGTGCCGCGGATCTTGTTCACCACGAGGGTCGACAGGGCCTCGCCCTCGACGTCCTCGGCGACGATCAGCAGCGGCTTGGAGCCACCGGTCTGGATGATCTTCTCCAGGAGGGGCAGCAGGTCCGCGATGGCGGAGATCTTGCCCTGGTGGATCAGGATGTAGGGGTCGTCGAGGACGGCCTCCATGCGCTCCTGGTCGGTGACCATGTACGGCGACAGGTAGCCCTTGTCGAAGGCCATGCCCTCGGTGAAGTCCAGCTCCAGGCCGAAGGTGTTGGACTCCTCGACGGTGATGACGCCGTCCTTGCCGACCTTGTCCATGGCCTCGGCGATCAGCTCGCCGACCTGCTGGTCCTGGGCGGACAGCGCGGCGACCGCGGCGATGTCGGACTTCTCGTCGATCGGGCGGGCCGTGGCGAGCAGTTCGTCGGAGACGGCCTTGACCGCGGCGTCGATGCCCTTCTTCAGGG
It includes:
- a CDS encoding SDR family NAD(P)-dependent oxidoreductase codes for the protein MTSALITGATAGIGAAFARRLAADGHDVVLVARDVERLREQATELHDRHGVEAEVLSADLAREEGIAAVEARLADPKRPVDLLVNNAGFGNKGRFLDVAMADELRMLKVHCEAVLRLTAAATAPMRERRRGGVVNVASVAAFVPRGTYGASKAWVVQFTQGVARDLAGSGVRLMALCPGFVRTEFHERAGMGTDGIPGWMWLDADKVVTDALADLARGRTLSVPDPRYKALMGVVKLVPRGLLGGVSSRAGRKYGPQ
- a CDS encoding DUF397 domain-containing protein — translated: MTDIDSHQVSRELDGARWFKSSYSGSTGQDCVEAAMLPEGIAVRDSKNPGGGAFAVPAGPWGVFLDALCRV
- a CDS encoding helix-turn-helix domain-containing protein; this encodes MPVNTAAIVARRSFAEALKAARAAARTSAGARVKQIDLARAIGRSTIDRYSRLERGAALPDGDEWKAITRVLNLDIETRVRLETLLDAARNVDEAWWREFESEFDPSLLEFIAYEDAAARITACAGNVLPGILQRRSYSEALTLSLDRIVLSAYQMDRSAQLRTQRRRIFGKSRPPTVEAIIGEAALRQEVGGRAVMVDQLDSLIDDAESGRVTFRVIPFSANATLTHMFTLLEFDGTADKPLVAFDAMTGMSFRKAPREVRDLRFYVDSLRDLALPEPDSVEMMRAIRKEMCRD
- a CDS encoding ATP-binding protein, giving the protein MHTERHAYAGEMRERVFACSPDQVGPARRWAAAVYAEAGVTPETVEVCCLLVSEVTTNAVVHAGGGEFRVRIHERDLWIEVWDQAPYTLPRHRAADEGAEHGRGLELLDLLAPGYEVVLGCAGKAVRFRPKSD
- a CDS encoding TCP-1/cpn60 chaperonin family protein, whose product is VHAVKVLEGNLGKEGDEATGVTVVRRAAVEPLRWIAENAGLEGYVITSKVAELDKGQGFNAATGEYGDLVKAGVIDPVKVTRSALENAASIASLLLTTETLVVEKKEEEPADAGHGHGHGHAH